One Benincasa hispida cultivar B227 chromosome 5, ASM972705v1, whole genome shotgun sequence genomic window carries:
- the LOC120078768 gene encoding E3 ubiquitin-protein ligase RNF14, whose translation MRKTGRGGQWADRNQTQEVWVAKHTNQTHNHASTSGSLRSDLGNRSSTGPNFKYEHRIRRRPRPQPVQEAEVSALADGIESFTCEENPVEVDVANSNCEIKDQTAGNSGSSEAVDDVYCRLEMLQRSSEEPELSEEQLRINDQLQEDELLALESIYGENVYILDEYKGQRRFQIFIHIENPGDITVTAKLSSSVSLEIKSPNSDECSFSFKVKYLNPIVLTCLLPKSYPSHLPPYYTISIQWLDSARISSLCSVLDGIWTEQLGQEVVYQWVEWLQMSSLAYLQLDKAIMLGPYDKGHSRDTRAVSGSVSPEVDVPAIINYDNQRRDEDFCMNLQECCICLSQYAGSKFVRLPCKHYFCWKCMETYSSMHVKEGTISKLKCPDAKCDVMVPPGLLKQLLGDEEFERWESMMLTKTLESMSDVVYCPRCETPCLEDVDHDAQCSKCYFSFCTLCSERRHVGIECMTPEMKLRLLEERQNSSQLGSEQRRKEREMINELISVKEILRDAKLCPSCKMAISRTEGCNKMVCNNCGQYFCYRCSKAIDGYDHFREGSCELFPQEAIQQWEERMNARQVLGQIQAELFPENGHPCPNCGQLNAKVGNNNHIRCWSCQIHYCYLCRKAVKRSSQHYGPKGCKQHTVG comes from the exons ATGCGAAAGACCGGAAGAGGAGGCCAGTGGGCTGATCGGAATCAAACACAAGAGGTTTGGGTCGCCAAACACACGAATCAAACACACAATCACGCTTCTACTTCCGGCTCACTACGCTCGGACCTCGGTAATCGTTCTTCTACCGGTCCTAATTTCAAATACGAGCATCGGATTCGCCGCCGCCCTCGTCCCCAACCTGTCCAGGAAGCGGAGGTGAGTGCTTTGGCCGATGGAATAGAATCTTTCACTTGTGAGGAAAATCCTGTGGAAGTCGATGTTGCGAATTCGAACTGTGAGATTAAAGACCAGACAGCTGGAAATTCTGGCTCAAGTGAGGCTGTGGATGATGTTTACTGTAGGTTAGAGATGCTGCAGCGCAGTTCCGAGGAGCCGGAGTTGTCGGAGGAGCAGCTAAGGATTAATGATCAGTTGCAGGAAGATGAG TTGCTGGCTTTGGAGTCCATATATGGAGAAAATGTCTATATCCTCGATGAATATAAAGGGCAGCGCCGTTTCCAG ATCTTCATACACATTGAGAATCCTGGTGATATTACTGTTACTGCAAAGCTTAGTTCATCTGTTTCTCTTGAGATCAAAAGTCCTAACTCAGACGAATGCTCCTTTTCGTTCAAAGTCAAGTATCTTAACCCCATTGTTTTGACCTGTTTATTACCAAAATCGTATCCTAGTCACCTACCTCCATATTATACAATTTCTATTCAGTGGTTGGACTCTGCTAGAATTTCCAGTCTTTGCTCTGTGTTGGATGGGATATGGACTGAACAACTGGGGCAGGAAGTTGTATATCAATGGGTAGAATGGCTACAAATGTCATCTCTGGCTTATCTTCAGTTAGATAAAGCGATTATGCTTGGTCCTTACGACAAGGGACATTCAAGAGATACTCGGGCAGTTTCAGGAAGTGTTTCTCCAGAAGTTGATGTTCCTGCAATAATAAATTATGACAATCAGAGACGTGATGAGGACTTCTGCATGAATTTGCAGGAATGCTGCATCTGTTTAAGTCAGTATGCAG GTTCAAAGTTTGTTAGATTGCCATGTAAGCATTACTTTTGTTGGAAATGCATGGAGACATACTCAAGCATGCATGTTAAGGAAGGCACCATAAGTAAACTCAAATGTCCAGATGCCAAATGTGATGTTATGGTTCCTCCTGGTCTTTTGAAGCAATTGCTTGGTGATGAGGAGTTTGAAAGATGGGAATCCATGATGCTCACGAAGACACTGGAATCAATGTCAGATGTGGTCTATTGCCCAAGGTGTGAAACCCCCTGCCTAGAGGACGTAGATCATGATGCTCAATGCTCTAAGTGTTACTTCAGTTTTTGTACACTCTGTAGTGAGCGACGTCATGTCGGGATTGAATGTATGACTCCAGAAATGAAGCTTCGTCTTCTTGAG GAGCGTCAAAATTCATCTCAGTTAGGTAGTGAACAAAGACGAAAGGAACGTGAGATGATAAATGAGCTTATTAGTGTCAAGGAAATACTTCGTGATGCCAAGCTATGCCCATCTTGTAAAATGGCAATATCGCGGACTGAGGGTTGCAATAAGATGGTTTGTAATAACTGTGGACAGTATTTCTGTTACCGCTGTAGCAAGGCAATTGATGGATATGACCATTTCAG GGAAGGGTCATGTGAATTGTTCCCACAAGAAGCCATTCAACAGTGGGAAGAGCGCATGAATGCACGGCAGGTCTTGGGCCAGATTCAAGCTGAACTTTTTCCTGAAAATGGTCATCCATGTCCTAATTGTGGTCAACTTAATGCCAAG GTTGGGAATAACAATCACATACGTTGCTGGTCATGTCAAATCCACTACTGCTATTTATGTAGAAAAGCTGTGAAGCGCAGCTCCCAGCATTATGGACCCAAAGGATGCAAACAACACACAGTGGGTTGA
- the LOC120077203 gene encoding uncharacterized protein LOC120077203, producing the protein MEQIHSRFLRVDWYPAQYTTLSHIKHTNIVIKRKLSPAQLDMFRRTIFGGFIYLNIIFSSGLIHEALLREIVDDREECMTFNIIGSTVTFKKVEFLLVLGLWSPTLIIERTKFVGYRLRDTYFKREGLTLFDLEKEYPECEFANDEDVVKVSLVYYMELTMMGKDKHTSIDSYLFQGTNDLDCFNNMD; encoded by the coding sequence ATGGAACAAATCCATTCAAGATTTCTGAGGGTCGACTGGTATCCTGCTCAGTACACCACTTTATCCCATATCAAGCATACGAACATTGTTATCAAGAGGAAGTTGAGTCCTGCACAATTGGATATGTTTAGAAGAACAATATTCGGTggctttatttatttgaatattatattcAGTAGTGGTCTCATTCATGAGGCCTTATTGAGAGAGATTGTGGACGACAGAGAAGAGTGTATGACATTCAATATTATAGGGAGCACAGTGACGTTTAAGAAAGTAGAATTCTtattggtgttgggattgtggTCGCCCACACTTATCATTGAGCGGACAAAATTTGTTGGTTATCGTTTGCGAGACACGTATTTCAAGCGTGAAGGACTAACATTGTTTGACTTGGAGAAAGAGTACCCGGAATGTGAGTTTGCTAACGATGAAGATGTTGTCAAAGTTTCATTAGTATACTACATGGAGCTTACAATGATGGGAAAGGACAAGCATACGTCCATTGATTCGTATCTATTTCAAGGTACTAATGATCTTGACTGTTTCAACAATATGGATTAG